One stretch of Thalassovita sp. DNA includes these proteins:
- a CDS encoding DUF3775 domain-containing protein yields MLNVSIQKIANVILMSRELGRAEGELRAFIDRLTEEEQADMVALMWVGRGSFEAEEWEEARGTAVAEATTPTADYLIGTPYLSDHLENGLEALGLSASDEEDELMRGG; encoded by the coding sequence ATGCTGAACGTTTCCATTCAAAAAATTGCCAATGTCATTTTGATGTCCCGTGAATTGGGCCGCGCTGAGGGTGAATTGCGCGCCTTCATCGATCGGCTGACCGAGGAAGAACAGGCCGATATGGTGGCGCTGATGTGGGTGGGGCGCGGCAGTTTTGAAGCCGAGGAATGGGAAGAAGCCCGCGGCACAGCTGTGGCTGAGGCCACAACCCCGACGGCGGATTATCTGATCGGCACGCCGTATCTGTCGGACCATCTGGAAAACGGATTGGAGGCCTTGGGGCTTTCGGCGTCTGATGAGGAAGATGAGCTGATGCGCGGCGGCTGA